In one Brassica oleracea var. oleracea cultivar TO1000 chromosome C9, BOL, whole genome shotgun sequence genomic region, the following are encoded:
- the LOC106316807 gene encoding LOW QUALITY PROTEIN: histone deacetylase 6-like (The sequence of the model RefSeq protein was modified relative to this genomic sequence to represent the inferred CDS: deleted 2 bases in 1 codon) has translation MSNVGPSSSSSSQPEVADETQDWILGAGSGWVEARTSCDHLNSLSPXXXXXXXXXXXXNPDTPCSGCENPVENWLCLCCKEVMCSRFVNRHMLMHHQQTAHCLTLSYSDLSVWCFCCEAYLDAQVILQLRPVHQAAYILKFGEAPPLPQL, from the exons ATGTCGAACGTAGGACCTTCCTCCTCCTCATCTTCTCAGCCG GAAGTTGCAGATGAAACCCAAGACTGGATTCTCGGAGCCGGGTCGGGTTGGGTCGAAGCCCGAACATCTTGCGATCACTTGAATTCCCTTTCTCCC NNNNNNNNNNNNNNNNNNNNNNNNNNNNNNNNNNNAAATCCTGATACTCCCTGTTCAGG GTGCGAAAACCCGGTAGAGAACTGGTTATGTCTTTGCTGTAAAGAGGTTATGTGCAGCCGTTTTGTCAACAGGCATATGCTTATGCATCATCAACAGACTGCTCACTGCCTTACCCTCAGCTACAG TGACTTGTCAGTGTGGTGCTTCTGCTGCGAAGCGTATCTTGATGCTCAGGTCATATTACAGCTGAGACCAGTTCACCAAGCTGCTTATATTCTCAAATTCGGCGAGGCTCCTCCCTTACCCCAACTTTGA